The Anabrus simplex isolate iqAnaSimp1 chromosome 1, ASM4041472v1, whole genome shotgun sequence genome window below encodes:
- the LOC136858668 gene encoding mesencephalic astrocyte-derived neurotrophic factor homolog: MEIVMIYLILAVLTLLHNGSWCMKKSDCEVCMSVVEKFSDSLSFDKRSNPKLIEAEFRKYCKSSKGKENRFCYYLGGLEESATGILGELSKPISWSMPAYKICEKLKKRDPQICDLRYDKTIDWKIVDLKKLKVRDLKKILNDWDETCEGCIEKTDFIKRIEELKPQYTHQDL, from the exons ATGGAGATTGTTATGA TTTATCTGATTCTTGCCGTGTTGACGTTACTTCATAACGGTAGTTGGTGTATGAAGAAATCAGATTGCGAAGTGTGCATGTCTGTTGTGGAAAAATTCAGTGATTCGTTGTCATTTGACAAGAGATCCAATCCTAAGTTAATTGAAGCTGAATTTAGAAAGTATTGCAAATCAtctaaaggaaaagaaaacagattTTGTTACTATTTAGGTGGGTTAGAAGAATCAGCAACAGGAATTCTTGGAGAATTGTCAAAGCCTATCTCATGGTCCATGCCAGCTTATAAGATATGTGAGAAGTTGAAGAAGAGAGATCCTCAGATTTGTGATCTTCGTTATGATAAAACAATTGATTGGAAGATTGTGGATCTTAAAAAATTAAAAGTACGTGATTTGAAGAAAATTCTTAATGACTGGGATGAGACTTGTGAAGGTTGCATTGAAAAGACAGATTTCATCAAGAGGATAGAAGAACTTAAACCACAGTATACGCATCAAGATTTGTGA